A region of Candidatus Paceibacterota bacterium DNA encodes the following proteins:
- a CDS encoding proline--tRNA ligase, with the protein MRQSKLFGKTTKEVSADVKLDSHRLLYQAGFIRESVAGRYYFLPLGMKVRDNVVRIIEEEMDKAGSLKMITPVLHPIELWKETKRTESVGFELMTVKDRSQNTFVLGGTAEEMIIDLVRKFNISYKDLPFSVYQFSQKFRDELRARGGLLRVREFLMKDAYSFHADEEDFKKEYRKMWETYASIFARMGLETVVVESDNGYIGGEYSHEFVVESDAGESRFLVTDDRKYAAHEDVARFMKENKNLDEAEKKLEEVDAVRGNTMEDGVNLHKLPLFLQIKDVLFVDDKKRFILAIIRGDYDVNETKLKNLTEANSLRHATSQEISELGSEPGFISPVGMDKKVIIVADESLRTIKNAYGGANRKNRDLLNVNIDRDYKPAIEGDIAMAQDGFLSADGKKMKGGKGIEVGNIFQLGHYYSKRMNSTFTDKDGKGKLYYMGCYGIGVDRTIATIVERYHDQNGMIWPKSVAPFQVHLVRLGKKDGSEKDADRIYEALQKEGIEVLYDDRDESSGVKLKDADLIGIPLRIVVSEKTLAKKSLEIKERSKKEFELVEIKDFMKTVKEKIAE; encoded by the coding sequence ATGCGACAATCTAAACTTTTTGGAAAGACGACCAAGGAAGTGTCTGCTGATGTCAAATTGGACAGTCACAGGTTATTATATCAGGCCGGATTTATCCGCGAGTCGGTCGCCGGAAGATATTATTTTCTGCCTCTTGGAATGAAGGTCAGGGATAATGTCGTGAGGATCATTGAGGAAGAAATGGATAAAGCGGGTTCTTTGAAAATGATCACTCCCGTTCTGCATCCCATCGAGCTTTGGAAGGAAACAAAAAGGACCGAGTCGGTCGGATTTGAGCTTATGACGGTCAAGGACCGCTCGCAGAACACATTCGTTCTCGGAGGAACGGCTGAAGAGATGATCATTGATCTCGTGAGGAAATTCAATATAAGCTACAAGGATCTTCCGTTCAGCGTTTATCAGTTTTCGCAGAAATTCCGAGACGAGCTTCGCGCAAGAGGCGGCCTTCTTCGCGTGAGGGAATTCCTCATGAAGGACGCATATTCTTTTCACGCCGATGAAGAAGATTTCAAAAAAGAATATCGGAAAATGTGGGAAACTTATGCGAGCATATTCGCCCGGATGGGGCTTGAAACTGTTGTTGTTGAATCCGACAACGGTTATATCGGCGGGGAATATTCGCATGAATTCGTTGTTGAAAGCGATGCGGGCGAGAGCAGGTTTCTGGTGACCGATGACAGGAAATATGCCGCGCATGAAGATGTTGCAAGGTTTATGAAAGAAAATAAGAACTTGGATGAAGCGGAAAAAAAACTTGAGGAAGTGGATGCGGTCCGGGGAAACACAATGGAAGACGGCGTGAATTTGCATAAGCTGCCGTTATTTCTTCAGATAAAAGACGTTCTGTTCGTAGATGACAAGAAACGGTTCATCTTGGCGATCATTCGCGGCGATTATGACGTCAATGAGACCAAGCTGAAGAATCTGACCGAAGCGAACAGTTTGAGGCATGCAACTTCACAGGAGATCAGCGAGCTCGGAAGCGAACCGGGATTCATTTCTCCGGTCGGGATGGACAAGAAAGTTATTATTGTCGCCGATGAGTCCCTGCGCACGATAAAGAACGCTTACGGCGGAGCGAACAGGAAGAACAGGGATCTGTTGAACGTGAACATCGATCGGGACTATAAACCGGCAATCGAAGGTGATATCGCCATGGCGCAAGACGGATTTTTGAGTGCGGACGGGAAGAAGATGAAGGGGGGAAAGGGTATCGAGGTCGGGAATATATTCCAGCTCGGGCACTATTATAGCAAGAGGATGAACTCGACTTTCACCGATAAGGACGGCAAGGGCAAGCTTTATTATATGGGCTGTTATGGAATAGGCGTTGACAGGACCATCGCTACGATCGTTGAGCGTTATCACGATCAAAACGGTATGATCTGGCCGAAATCCGTCGCTCCATTCCAGGTGCATCTTGTGAGGCTTGGAAAAAAAGACGGGTCGGAAAAAGATGCGGACAGAATATACGAAGCTTTACAAAAAGAGGGGATTGAAGTACTATATGATGACCGAGACGAATCCTCCGGAGTGAAGCTGAAGGACGCCGATCTTATCGGAATTCCGCTAAGAATAGTGGTAAGTGAAAAGACCTTGGCGAAGAAAAGCCTGGAAATAAAAGAGCGAAGCAAGAAAGAATTCGAGCTCGTCGAAATCAAAGATTTCATGAAAACCGTAAAGGAAAAAATAGCAGAATAA
- the rseP gene encoding RIP metalloprotease RseP, translated as MIISTIIIFLLVLGTIVFIHELGHFLMAKLYGVRVEEFGLGFPPKIFGFKKGETEYTINWVPLGGFVKIVGEDGEEKHDPRSFSSRSIFQRFQIIAAGVIMNVFLAFVIFSILFMVGFPQGISGEDISKLKNARDFGVIVGEVTKDSTAFNDDFKPGDKIVSIDGKNIQSVKDLQSAIEGKGDQKAVIVVARGKENVTKEIVPVEDLSVTITEVSKDSPAFAADLRKDDKILSIDGTNIYSIRDLQVVIDEKRGEKVAIVIARGDENMIKEVVPRKETNENEGALGVALSEGMSLAEIAVFSYTPLEAIQKGFEYTIQMMMVIITAFVFIIMQLFKTGTTTAEVSGPVGIMSMTQQAAAMGFMTVLNFIAIISVNLAIINALPLPALDGGRLLFLIIEKIKGSPLNQEWEAKANNVGFALLMLLMVVVTFKDILRLDLWGKITGLFG; from the coding sequence ATGATAATTTCGACCATAATAATTTTTCTGCTGGTTCTGGGAACCATAGTTTTTATTCATGAGCTTGGCCATTTTCTTATGGCGAAACTATACGGGGTCAGGGTTGAAGAGTTCGGATTGGGATTTCCTCCGAAAATCTTCGGATTTAAGAAAGGCGAGACCGAATACACCATAAATTGGGTTCCGCTCGGGGGATTTGTGAAGATCGTGGGCGAAGATGGAGAGGAAAAACATGACCCGAGGAGTTTTTCTTCCAGAAGCATCTTCCAGAGATTCCAGATCATAGCGGCTGGCGTTATTATGAATGTATTCCTTGCTTTCGTGATATTCAGTATTTTGTTCATGGTGGGGTTTCCTCAGGGCATATCCGGAGAAGATATATCTAAATTGAAAAATGCCAGAGATTTTGGTGTTATTGTCGGCGAAGTTACGAAAGATTCCACCGCCTTTAATGATGATTTTAAGCCAGGCGACAAAATCGTAAGCATAGATGGGAAAAATATCCAAAGCGTGAAGGATCTGCAAAGCGCGATCGAGGGGAAAGGGGATCAAAAGGCGGTTATCGTGGTAGCGCGAGGGAAAGAGAATGTGACGAAAGAAATTGTTCCTGTGGAGGATCTGAGTGTTACGATCACTGAAGTTTCAAAAGATTCTCCCGCTTTTGCGGCTGACCTCAGAAAAGATGACAAGATCCTGAGTATAGACGGAACAAATATTTATAGCATACGGGACTTGCAGGTTGTTATTGATGAAAAGAGGGGTGAGAAGGTTGCAATCGTGATAGCAAGGGGAGATGAGAACATGATAAAAGAGGTTGTTCCCAGGAAGGAAACGAATGAGAATGAAGGCGCCTTGGGCGTAGCATTGTCCGAGGGTATGAGTTTGGCTGAAATAGCGGTTTTTTCATACACTCCGCTTGAGGCGATCCAAAAAGGATTCGAATATACGATCCAGATGATGATGGTGATAATAACGGCATTTGTTTTTATAATCATGCAGCTGTTCAAGACGGGCACGACAACGGCTGAAGTTTCGGGTCCCGTCGGCATTATGTCAATGACCCAGCAGGCTGCCGCTATGGGTTTCATGACTGTTCTGAATTTTATCGCGATCATCAGCGTGAATCTTGCGATCATCAATGCGCTTCCATTGCCGGCACTCGACGGAGGGAGGCTGTTATTTTTGATCATAGAAAAGATAAAAGGCTCTCCGCTGAACCAGGAATGGGAGGCGAAGGCGAATAATGTCGGATTTGCCCTTCTGATGCTGCTTATGGTGGTAGTCACGTTCAAAGATATCCTGAGGCTTGATCTTTGGGGGAAAATAACCGGGTTATTCGGATAA
- the frr gene encoding ribosome recycling factor — protein MEMIIKKLKEELEKNREYLKSEIVTLSVGRANPLLLDGVMVDYYGTPTPLKQVASISVPDPRSLVIQPWDKGQLKEIEKAINSAKLGFNPVNDGEKIRINIPQPTEERRKELVKHLGGILEKAKIAARNAREEAMREIKNMEKDGDISEDDRFRKQEEIQKIIDEHNSSIEADGDKKEKEIMTI, from the coding sequence ATGGAAATGATAATAAAAAAGTTGAAAGAAGAGCTTGAAAAAAACAGGGAGTATCTGAAAAGCGAAATCGTGACCCTTAGTGTCGGGCGGGCGAATCCTTTACTCCTGGATGGTGTCATGGTAGATTATTATGGCACTCCGACCCCATTGAAACAGGTCGCATCGATAAGCGTGCCGGATCCCAGGAGTCTGGTGATCCAGCCATGGGATAAAGGGCAGCTCAAGGAGATCGAAAAAGCGATCAATAGCGCGAAGCTGGGTTTCAACCCCGTCAATGACGGAGAAAAAATAAGGATAAACATTCCGCAGCCGACTGAAGAAAGGAGAAAAGAACTTGTAAAGCATCTCGGCGGAATTCTTGAGAAGGCAAAGATAGCTGCAAGGAATGCAAGAGAAGAAGCGATGCGCGAAATAAAGAATATGGAAAAAGACGGAGATATAAGCGAAGATGACAGATTCAGGAAACAGGAAGAGATACAGAAGATCATTGATGAGCATAATAGCAGCATAGAGGCGGATGGCGATAAAAAGGAAAAAGAAATAATGACGATCTGA
- a CDS encoding YCF48-related protein has translation MTTKIKKISLAATLVFMTIYFTGCINLTKKETAPERVINSDQGVFKSVDGGKTWEHKVNVEGGDFLDSIVITGMKLDPKDSKIMYVSTESNGLYKTENGADSWIKIIDESNVLGPDATVNDIAIEKNNNKIIYLAATNNGRGVVLKSEDGGKNWQEKYITDENNKTVHTVEIDPASPNVVYIGTAQGGLIKSSNRGLNWETVKWFDVGTEVMDILIDYNNNNGIVLKTSLGIIKSTDKGKTWEDLGIKISEDVPEVVVANINYITLHPYNPIIIYFTYLNLVVVSKDGGNNWEKLNTITPAQTAIGTAPQVKKIGLIGDKIYYGAGNALYKSDDAGKTWSSYAIAIKGDVRYTESDYTNPDVTYVGSFYTPPPPPKRQRNALFNF, from the coding sequence ATGACAACAAAAATAAAAAAAATATCACTGGCTGCGACTCTCGTTTTTATGACGATATATTTCACGGGCTGCATAAATCTCACCAAGAAAGAAACTGCGCCTGAAAGAGTGATAAACAGCGATCAGGGCGTATTCAAGTCTGTCGATGGCGGAAAGACATGGGAACACAAGGTCAATGTCGAAGGAGGGGATTTTCTCGACAGCATCGTGATCACTGGAATGAAACTGGATCCGAAGGACAGCAAGATCATGTATGTCAGCACCGAATCCAACGGCCTGTATAAAACCGAAAATGGCGCAGATTCCTGGATCAAGATCATTGACGAAAGCAATGTGCTGGGCCCTGATGCCACTGTTAATGACATAGCGATCGAAAAGAACAACAATAAGATCATATATCTTGCCGCAACCAATAACGGAAGGGGAGTTGTCCTGAAATCCGAGGACGGAGGAAAGAATTGGCAGGAAAAATATATTACAGACGAGAATAACAAGACGGTTCATACCGTTGAGATCGATCCGGCAAGTCCGAATGTTGTTTATATCGGAACTGCTCAGGGCGGGTTGATCAAGAGCAGTAACAGGGGCCTGAATTGGGAGACGGTCAAATGGTTTGATGTGGGAACTGAGGTCATGGATATATTGATCGATTACAACAACAATAACGGCATAGTCCTGAAAACCTCTCTGGGTATCATAAAATCCACGGATAAGGGGAAGACATGGGAGGATCTGGGTATCAAAATTTCGGAAGACGTGCCCGAGGTTGTCGTTGCGAATATCAACTATATAACATTGCATCCATATAATCCGATAATTATCTATTTTACATATCTTAATCTGGTGGTTGTGAGCAAGGATGGGGGGAATAATTGGGAAAAGCTGAACACTATAACTCCCGCGCAAACGGCCATCGGAACAGCTCCGCAAGTGAAAAAGATAGGATTGATCGGCGATAAGATATATTATGGGGCGGGAAATGCATTGTATAAGAGCGATGATGCGGGAAAAACCTGGTCCAGCTATGCCATTGCGATAAAAGGCGACGTAAGATATACGGAAAGCGACTACACCAATCCGGACGTGACCTATGTGGGATCTTTCTATACTCCGCCGCCGCCGCCCAAGAGGCAGAGAAATGCATTATTTAACTTCTAA
- a CDS encoding DNA polymerase III subunit delta', whose translation MALKDNMIGNKKIAELLERSYARDKMSHAYLFDGAEHIGKMTLALDFCRMVLEDPRQDIEKDPDVIFVSPIEDKKEIIVDQIRELEKNLSFSPYRAKYKVAVIDQAERMNEEASNALLKTLEEPGKTTILILLTSDSGRLLETIRSRCQIFKFLPVTKEELRLRFKKEAADEKDLETIMELSGYKPGKIIDLIKNEDLKNELVGELEYLSGISKRSNSERMEKAEAMSDYDEEKIVGLLDLWIFGFRKELVSGYSMEKERKRSDIAEWARKIHLIKKTKEDILTKNINLKLALENLILGI comes from the coding sequence ATGGCTCTAAAAGACAACATGATCGGAAATAAGAAGATCGCAGAATTGCTTGAAAGATCTTATGCACGGGATAAGATGTCCCATGCCTATTTGTTTGATGGGGCGGAACATATCGGCAAAATGACGCTGGCATTGGATTTTTGCAGAATGGTTCTGGAGGACCCCAGGCAGGATATAGAGAAAGACCCCGATGTTATTTTTGTTTCGCCGATCGAGGATAAAAAAGAGATAATCGTCGATCAGATACGCGAGCTCGAAAAGAATCTGAGTTTTTCTCCATATCGTGCAAAATATAAAGTGGCGGTGATCGATCAGGCCGAAAGAATGAATGAAGAAGCGTCGAATGCGCTCCTTAAGACCCTTGAAGAGCCCGGCAAGACCACTATTCTGATATTGCTAACATCCGATTCGGGTAGGCTGCTTGAGACCATAAGATCAAGATGCCAGATATTCAAATTCCTTCCGGTCACGAAAGAAGAATTGAGGCTTCGGTTTAAGAAAGAAGCCGCAGACGAAAAAGACCTTGAAACGATCATGGAATTATCCGGTTACAAGCCCGGAAAGATCATCGATCTTATAAAGAACGAAGATTTGAAAAATGAACTGGTTGGCGAACTTGAATATTTATCCGGGATCTCAAAAAGGAGTAATTCCGAAAGGATGGAAAAAGCGGAAGCAATGAGCGATTATGACGAGGAGAAGATAGTCGGTCTTTTGGATCTTTGGATATTCGGTTTCAGGAAAGAGCTGGTTTCCGGATATTCCATGGAAAAAGAAAGAAAAAGATCGGATATTGCCGAGTGGGCAAGAAAAATACATCTCATAAAAAAAACGAAAGAAGATATTCTGACAAAGAACATTAATCTGAAACTCGCACTTGAAAATTTAATTTTAGGAATATAA